A single region of the Triplophysa dalaica isolate WHDGS20190420 chromosome 15, ASM1584641v1, whole genome shotgun sequence genome encodes:
- the chmp3 gene encoding charged multivesicular body protein 3 codes for MGLFGKSQEKPPKDLINEWSLKIRKEMRVIDRQIRDIQREEEKVKRSIKDAAKKGQKDVCIILAKEIIQSKRAINKLYASKAQMNSVLLSMKNQLAVLRVAGALQKSTEVMKAMQSLVKIPEIQATMRELSKEMMKAGIIEEMLEDTLGGMEDEDEMEEAAEAEVDKILFEITAGALGKAPNKVTDALPDPVPIGATAASEDEEEEEDIEEMQSRLAALRS; via the exons atgGGGCTTTTCGGAAAATCACAAGAGAAACCACCGAAGGACCTT ATCAATGAATGGTCTCTTAAAATCAGGAAAGAAATGAGGGTTATTGACAGACAAATCCGAG ATATTCAAAGAGAGGAGGAGAAGGTGAAGAGGTCCATCAAGGATGCTGCTAAGAAAGGACAGAAGGATGTTTGCATCATTCTTGCCAAAGAGATTATTCAGTCAAAAAGAGCTATAAACAAACTGTATGCCTCAAAAGCCCAAATGAACTCTGTGCTTCTCAGTATGAAGAATCAGTTAG CTGTATTAAGAGTAGCTGGTGCCTTGCAGAAGAGCACAGAGGTCATGAAGGCCATGCAAAGCCTGGTTAAAATCCCAGAGATTCAAGCCACGATGAGAGAACTCTCAAAAGAAATGATGAAG GCCGGTATTATAGAGGAGATGCTGGAGGATACACTAGGGGGTATGGAGGATGAAGATGAGATGGAGGAAGCAGCAGAGGCTGAGGTTGACAAGATACTATTTGAGATTACAGCTG GTGCTCTTGGTAAAGCTCCCAACAAAGTTACGGATGCCCTTCCTGATCCAGTGCCAATTGGGGCCACAGCAGCTTCAGAAGacgaggaggaagaggaagataTCGAGGAGATGCAGTCAAGGCTAGCAGCGCTGAGAAGCTAG
- the reep1 gene encoding receptor expression-enhancing protein 1, translating to MVSWIISRLVVLIFGTLYPAYSSYKAVKSKDVREYVKWMMYWIIFALFTTVEVFTDIFLCWLPFYYELKIAFVVWLLSPYTKGSSVLYRKCVHPTLSSKEKDIDEYLCQAKDKSYDTLMHFGRKGLNVAATAAVMAASKGQGVLSERLRSFSMQDLSAFQDEDQATNQSSVSTQPASAQHRTRNMMRSKSETGYSKGHDFDITEYEVLNPSIEPPCPLTSTSAPKEPDPMTLPLFLPESFQDKLAPSPPSSPVAPDEPVDKGKEGYPPTGSPQLRFKRRAPEPPPRTLRPVTRSRSKTALSSDTEAM from the exons ATGGTCTCCTGGATTATTTCTAGGCTTGTGGT GCTCATATTTGGTACCCTTTACCCAGCATATTCGTCATATAAAGCTGTAAAATCTAAAGATGTACGAGAATAC gtGAAATGGATGATGTACTGGATAATATTTGCACTTTTTACAACAGTTGAAGTATTCACAGATATCTTTTTGTGCTG GCTCCCATTCTACTATGAACTCAAAATTGCCTTTGTGGTGTGGTTACTTTCCCCGTACACAAAAGGATCCAGTGTGctttatagaaaatgtgtgCACCCTACACTGTCCTCTAAGGAGAAG GACATTGATGAATATCTTTGCCAAGCAAAAGATAAGAGCTATGACACtctgatgcattttggaagGAAAGGACTTAATGTGGCGGCAACGGCTGCAGTGATGGCTGCCTCCAAG GGCCAAGGCGTTCTTTCAGAACGGCTCCGGAGTTTCAGTATGCAGGACCTGTCAGCCTTCCAGGATGAAGACCAAGCAACAAACCAGAGTTCTGTTTCCACTCAACCCGCATCTGCACAGCACAGAACGCGCAATATGATGCGCAGTAAATCTGAGACTGGTTACAGCAAGG GCCATGATTTTGACATTACTGAGTATGAGGTGTTGAACCCCTCTATCGAGCCTCCCTGCCCTTTGACCTCCACATCCGCCCCAAAGGAGCCTGACCCCATGACTCTACCACTTTTCCTCCCTGAGTCCTTCCAGGATAAACTTGCACCTTCACCTCCCTCATCACCTGTAGCCCCAGATGAGCCTGTGGATAAAGGGAAGGAGGGATATCCCCCTACAGGGTCACCCCAACTCAGATTTAAGAGGCGTGCCCCTGAG CCTCCTCCTAGAACCCTGCGACCCGTCACCCGATCCAGATCAAAGACCGCCCTCTCTTCAGACACTGAAGCCATGTGA
- the mrpl35 gene encoding 39S ribosomal protein L35, mitochondrial: protein MAATLTKALPGLLRPLSVLGRHCVTKAVKVTYHSPRFSTLVQRHVLRPLPLHNTVQQTSLLDRVTPLIPSFKLQPCQPCRNLTYYSIKKGKRKSVKSVVQRFLRLHCGLWVRRKAGYKKKLWKKSPARKKRLREHVFCNKTQCKLLDKMTTSFWKRRNWYLNDPYQKYQERVNLKV from the exons ATGGCGGCCACCTTGACAAAAGCACTTCCAG GTTTGCTAAGACCACTGTCGGTGTTGGGAAGACACTGTGTCACTAAAGCTGTCAAAGTCACATATCATAGCCCTCGCTTCTCAACTCTGGTGCAGAGACATGTGTTAAGACCACTGCCTCTTCATAACACTGTCCAACAGACTTCTCTACTGGATCG tgTAACCCCACTCATCCCTTCCTTCAAGCTCCAGCCATGCCAGCCATGTAGAAACTTAACATACTACAgtattaaaaaaggcaaaaggaAGTCTGTGAAGTCTGTTGTGCAAAGGTTCCTAAGGCTACACTGTGGTCTGTGGGTGAGGAGAAAG GCTGGATATAAGAAAAAGCTGTGGAAAAAGTCACCAGCCAGAAAGAAGCGTCTGAGAGAACATGTATTCTGTAATAAAACTCAATGTAAACTGTTGGATAAAATGACTACTTCCTTCTGGAAAagaagaaactggtacctcaatGATCCCTACCAGAAGTACCAAGAAAGAGTTAACCTAAAAGTGTGA
- the si:dkey-21a6.5 gene encoding sushi, von Willebrand factor type A, EGF and pentraxin domain-containing protein 1 isoform X2 produces MGHLGVLSVFAAACLLGVVMSQTTLSPAVTITTVSVNVTTPSIPGTTEPSCSVLNTSTCAACAPGTYYDNDAGLCVFPAACLPCTQGFYQPLAGQLGCLSCPSGFFSNFTGSPVCRACSPGSYNNNTASISCSACTPGFYTSLPNSTSCNPCPQGTYCNSSSCAQCQICPAGSEALQVAASQCTPCRPGMHKVSHQTICKICNRGFYQIHWGQENCDLCPENNYCPSPDVNPIQCPNDAFCPEGSTAPGYCMETFFRKAGETCELAPVTIALLVIGGGVGLLFIIVLVLRRKKDNDSELSLGRTPLLRKDRPPGRFYGIPCDAEPVYAGW; encoded by the exons ATGGGCCATTTGGGAGTTTTGTCTGTTTTCGCCGCTGCTTGTCTTCTGG GAGTGGTGATGAGTCAGACAACCCTCAGCCCTGCTGTGACGATCACTACAGTCAGTGTAAATGTGACCACTCCTTCCATCCCCGGCACTACAGAACCCAGTTGCTCCGTGCTCAACACTTCCACCTGTGCGGCCTGTGCTCCTGGCACTTATTACGATAATG ACGCAGGGCTTTGTGTGTTTCCAGCAGCTTGCCTCCCCTGCACACAGGGCTTCTATCAGCCTCTGGCAGGACAGCTGGGGTGTTTATCCTGTCCATCAGGATTTTTCAGCAA CTTCACAGGAAGCCCTGTGTGTCGGGCATGTTCTCCTGGTTCCTACAATAATAACACGGCCTCGATCTCTTGCAGTGCCTGCACACCAG GTTTCTACACATCTTTGCCAAATTCAACCTCTTGTAACCCGTGTCCACAAGGCACATACTGCAA TTCCTCAAGCTGTGCCCAGTGCCAGATCTGTCCTGCGGGTTCAGAAGCTCTACAAGTTGCTGCCAGTCAATGTACACCCTGTCGCCCAG GAATGCACAAGGTCTCGCATCAAACCATTTGTAAGATTTGCAACCGTGGCTTCTATCAGATCCACTGGGGTCAGGAGAACTGTGACCTTTGCCCTGAAAACAACTACTGCCCT AGTCCTGATGTTAATCCAATCCAGTGTCCCAATGACGCTTTCTGTCCTGAGGGCAGCACGGCCCCGGGTTACTGCATGGAGACCTTCTTTAGAAAGGCAGGCGAGACATGTGAACTAGCTCCTGTTACCATAGCACTCCTTGTTATTGGAGGAGGAG TGGGTCTTCTCTTCATCATCGTTTTGGTTCTGCGGAGGAAAAAAGACAATGACAGTGAGCTGTCCCTTGGTCGGACACCTCTTCTGCGAAAAGATAGACCGCCTGGACGCTTCTATGGAATACCGTGTGATGCAGAGCCAGTATATGCCGGCTGGTGA
- the si:dkey-21a6.5 gene encoding proprotein convertase subtilisin/kexin type 6 isoform X1 has protein sequence MGHLGVLSVFAAACLLGVVMSQTTLSPAVTITTVSVNVTTPSIPGTTEPSCSVLNTSTCAACAPGTYYDNETLLCSCCPDAGLCVFPAACLPCTQGFYQPLAGQLGCLSCPSGFFSNFTGSPVCRACSPGSYNNNTASISCSACTPGFYTSLPNSTSCNPCPQGTYCNSSSCAQCQICPAGSEALQVAASQCTPCRPGMHKVSHQTICKICNRGFYQIHWGQENCDLCPENNYCPSPDVNPIQCPNDAFCPEGSTAPGYCMETFFRKAGETCELAPVTIALLVIGGGVGLLFIIVLVLRRKKDNDSELSLGRTPLLRKDRPPGRFYGIPCDAEPVYAGW, from the exons ATGGGCCATTTGGGAGTTTTGTCTGTTTTCGCCGCTGCTTGTCTTCTGG GAGTGGTGATGAGTCAGACAACCCTCAGCCCTGCTGTGACGATCACTACAGTCAGTGTAAATGTGACCACTCCTTCCATCCCCGGCACTACAGAACCCAGTTGCTCCGTGCTCAACACTTCCACCTGTGCGGCCTGTGCTCCTGGCACTTATTACGATAATG AAACTCTGCTGTGTTCGTGCTGTCCAGACGCAGGGCTTTGTGTGTTTCCAGCAGCTTGCCTCCCCTGCACACAGGGCTTCTATCAGCCTCTGGCAGGACAGCTGGGGTGTTTATCCTGTCCATCAGGATTTTTCAGCAA CTTCACAGGAAGCCCTGTGTGTCGGGCATGTTCTCCTGGTTCCTACAATAATAACACGGCCTCGATCTCTTGCAGTGCCTGCACACCAG GTTTCTACACATCTTTGCCAAATTCAACCTCTTGTAACCCGTGTCCACAAGGCACATACTGCAA TTCCTCAAGCTGTGCCCAGTGCCAGATCTGTCCTGCGGGTTCAGAAGCTCTACAAGTTGCTGCCAGTCAATGTACACCCTGTCGCCCAG GAATGCACAAGGTCTCGCATCAAACCATTTGTAAGATTTGCAACCGTGGCTTCTATCAGATCCACTGGGGTCAGGAGAACTGTGACCTTTGCCCTGAAAACAACTACTGCCCT AGTCCTGATGTTAATCCAATCCAGTGTCCCAATGACGCTTTCTGTCCTGAGGGCAGCACGGCCCCGGGTTACTGCATGGAGACCTTCTTTAGAAAGGCAGGCGAGACATGTGAACTAGCTCCTGTTACCATAGCACTCCTTGTTATTGGAGGAGGAG TGGGTCTTCTCTTCATCATCGTTTTGGTTCTGCGGAGGAAAAAAGACAATGACAGTGAGCTGTCCCTTGGTCGGACACCTCTTCTGCGAAAAGATAGACCGCCTGGACGCTTCTATGGAATACCGTGTGATGCAGAGCCAGTATATGCCGGCTGGTGA